From Primulina tabacum isolate GXHZ01 chromosome 2, ASM2559414v2, whole genome shotgun sequence, one genomic window encodes:
- the LOC142531714 gene encoding serine acetyltransferase 1, chloroplastic-like has protein sequence MSTNPIRYPSLLHQPLFKPTKLSSQTMATCLRSSRTETPQTNPKIDDRDFNNYVKYCRPNFPDLVSCVPIPGKTSNILRTSTHTVLEEANVDPDAKIGDLWLRMKDEAKSDVEQEPILSNWYFCSILYHESMESALANHLSMKLSDSSLPSGTLYDLFLGVLLGDQEIVRAAHDDLKAVKQRDPACISYVHCFLNFKGFLACQAHRIAHHLWSEGRKILALLIQNRVSEVFAVDIHPGAKIGRGILLDHATGVVIGETAVIGDNVSILHNVTLGGTGKASGDRHPKIGDGVLIGAGTCVLGNVKIEDGAKIGAGSVVLKQVPARTTAVGNPARLIGGKKNPIKLDKIPSLTMDHTSHISEWSDYVI, from the coding sequence ATGTCCACGAATCCTATTCGATACCCATCTTTGCTGCATCAGCCCTTATTCAAGCCTACGAAGCTCTCCTCTCAAACCATGGCCACTTGTCTACGCTCTTCCAGAACGGAAACTCCCCAGACTAATCCCAAGATTGATGACCGTGATTTCAATAATTATGTAAAATACTGCAGACCCAATTTCCCTGATCTTGTTTCTTGCGTGCCCATTCCGGGAAAAACGTCGAATATCCTCCGCACGAGCACACACACTGTTTTGGAAGAAGCTAACGTCGACCCTGATGCAAAGATTGGTGATTTATGGCTACGGATGAAGGACGAAGCTAAGTCAGATGTTGAGCAGGAGCCCATTTTGTCAAATTGGTATTTCTGTTCAATTTTGTACCATGAATCCATGGAGAGTGCCCTAGCGAATCATCTTTCTATGAAATTGAGCGATTCTAGTTTGCCTAGCGGTACCCTTTATGATCTTTTCCTTGGGGTTCTCTTGGGGGATCAAGAAATTGTGAGAGCAGCTCATGATGATTTGAAGGCAGTTAAGCAAAGGGACCCGGCTTGTATCAGCTACGTTCATTGCTTCTTAAATTTCAAAGGATTCTTGGCATGCCAGGCTCACAGGATAGCGCATCATTTATGGTCTGAGGGGAGAAAAATCTTGGCTCTGTTGATACAAAATAGAGTGTCCGAAGTTTTTGCAGTGGATATTCATCCAGGAGCCAAGATTGGTAGAGGAATTTTACTCGATCATGCGACAGGTGTTGTGATTGGAGAAACCGCAGTAATTGGGGATAATGTATCAATCTTGCATAATGTGACATTAGGTGGCACTGGGAAGGCCTCTGGTGATCGGCACCCGAAGATTGGCGATGGTGTCTTAATTGGTGCAGGGACTTGTGTTTTGGGAAATGTTAAAATTGAAGACGGGGCTAAGATTGGTGCAGGATCAGTGGTGTTGAAGCAAGTGCCTGCTAGAACTACTGCTGTAGGAAATCCTGCTAGATTGATTGGTGGGAAGAAGAATCCGATTAAGCTAGATAAAATACCTAGCTTGACAATGGACCACACATCACATATATCTGAGTGGTCTGACTATGTTATTTAG